AAGATGTCATTCAGATGACATCATCCAGCAGCTACTGCTGTAGAGCTGACAGCTGTGATTAATAGCTGTAACAGCAGCTCCAGCAGCattaaagtctcaaactttcttcttttggctaaaaaacaaaaacccactaATGAAAACCCTTGCTTTGTCaaagaatttttcttatttgttaaatttcccttcaactaattctaatctagTTACATACttggctctatataaagaggaccaagcTACACACTAACAAGGGGGACCACCATCCATTCCTCTCTCATCCTTTTATTCTGAAACTTCATTCACTTTGCTACCCATATCTCCAAGCATTTCTATACTTCTCCATCTCTCTTACAAAAATATCTCTTCTTAGATAACACCATTACAACACACCTATTACATCACACCATTATTCATTACCCATCTTTCCCACACTCTATTATTCTGAAATATCATCATTTTGTTGCCCAtaaacacatctccatctctttctctatttctcttacAACACCTTTTTTCTTAGAAAGCTACATAACCAATGTCATAACACAAAAAACAACTCTAGTAGCAACTATAAGCTCATGTATTTACTATATTCAACCTTCATACTATCTATCTCATACTCccatatattttacaaacacattcctcacaaactatCCATACATACTTTTTACATATATTTCTAATCTATCttacaaacaccatatctcacaaaacatatatatttcttaccatCTCCATACATCTTAAAAGATACCAAACACTCTTCTAATAACACATTACAAAAGCcctttctcatggaaggcatatGAACATTAAAGACTAAAAGtccttctcttagaaggcacaatGATTTCATATTAAAGTCATTTTCATGAAAGACATAAATTTCTAATACTAAAAGTTCTTCTTATGGAAGGCAATAACACTTATAtttgactaaaaactaaaaactaaaggATGAACCTAACCAACCTATGCACACGGTTGGACATATTCTCTTTCCCTCCAGTTGCAccaatttttcccctttaatCATGAAGTTACCATGAAAGGACTCATAATATCATATTGTACCGCTGGACTCATTTTCTCATGCTATTGAAATGTTAAGTCCACTGATGTTATACGGTTGGAGCTACAAACTATGAAGATaaatcattatatttttatcttcaaatttatattattaagtatattttattcattatcaTTATACCACTCGATTAATGTTATTATACCACTAGAATGTTATTAGCTCATTAACGTTATACAACTGGAGCCACGAATCATATAAAGTACAAAGTGATGCTATACAATTGTTGAGGAAGGAAAATGATGCCTCTGAATGAAATATTGGGAAACCAAACCGAGACTCAACTATGGGTCTTGAGATGACACCCATAGGCTTTCGGTGTGATGACAAGCCTATCCAAGCAAGAAGAAACAAGAACTGCACTTAACAAAACAGCAACAAAGGCCCAATAAAAAATACCTTACAATACTTAATTAGTATattagtggtcctattttgaTAGTCCAAGGGAAAACGAATTCTCTAGCGGTAAGGGTGAAGTTATACTTAAATCTAAAAGATGAATTGTCCAACGGTAAAAGTGGAATTACACAGTCTAGCCATCAATAATTAGATAGTATTTAAGcaaattttaggtttttatgtGTCTCATTCAAGAGGAATTTATGTTGCTTTCagccatcattacatcaatgtgAGGGAAAAGTTCAATTGTTACAAATACATCATATCCTTCAatagaaaagtaaaaagtaaagaTTAAAGGTTCCCTAGGAAGAAAAAATGGAGGATTAATCGGCATGGtgtgaagggagagaaagatccCCAGCTCAGTGCAGCAAGTATCTAAATTAGGACTTTAGTGGGTGTAAACTTATAAGACATGAATAAGATGAATGTGGGCTACTTTTGAGTGAGTGAGATGGGGTTGATACTGAGACTGAAGTCATTTGTGGGTAATGGGCTGTTTGTGGCTAGCTGGAAGACACTTATGAGCTGTGGTAGTGTAAAGGGAGAAGAAGAATATCTGGGATCAGATGGGTATGGGTTAAAGGTGATGGATGGTGAGCTAGAAGAGAGTTGAACCACTAGTAAAAATGGCCAACAAATTTCAGAGTCTCAGAGTCTTAGAGGGGTGGCTTAGTTGGTTTTTTGGTTAGCTTGCTTGtgcttttataatggagttttcagAGAAGCATTTATTGACAAAGCTCCAAAAAAACGTGTGACCACTCAGAGGTGATGAATCAGAGTCAAGCTTCCCTAGGATTTTTGCTCAGAAGTAGGAAAATCCATTTAGGGGGTTGCTTTGCttttttgggtaatgatggGAATTTAGAGCtttttgcattaaatgccaTGATTCTTGGGGCTGAGCTTGATTATTGTAATTTGAGGCGTGTATCATAAGTGAATCCTAATGCTGTAACTGAGATTCGGACCCTTGAGAAGTAAGATTTAACATCCTAAGCCAGGTGTCAAGTTCTAGTCTACTTCAAGGGGGTTCTGCTGGAGATtcctttatgccctccaaaccacatgttcccaattttctccctttaggattcatgggcttggcacatgaatcacATCTTAaacatttttagcatttttaacatCAATTTGTTTAGAGTTTGAACAATTTGGTTTTAGCTCCCCTTCCGCTGGAGGTGCAGTTTTGGGGAAGATGATGGAGTTCCACCATTCTTTAGGCTTTAGCTGATGTGACAGCCCTTGGGCACTATTCACGTCAGGTGGGGGGTGACAGAAAATTGAGGGGACAGCCCTTAGTCCATTCTCAAAGGCTTGGTTCCCTTGTATGAGTCCCTAGTTGCTCTTTTTGGTTAGGACTGAACAGGGGCTGTTCTCCTTTGCCTTTTGCTGGTGTTTCTTGCTCACATGGGCTGAGTTGTGTGCGCATATTGTCATGGGTTTTTATTCCTCTTGGACTTTTATTAGTAaacattttttgggtttttcataaaTACTTGCAATGGGCCTTTGGGCAATTTGTTGTAATGTTTGAAACAATAGaacaagtttcaaaatacttttgtaaataatatttactttgaCGAATTCTATGTTGCAAATAATGTTCATGGTTTCTAATAATTGCATCATGACTTAAATGAAGATCTTATGGGTTTGAATGTTTACCATGAGTGTTGAAGGTGTATATTATGGATGTTGCGATGCAAATGACGTCCATGTATTTCATGGGTTTTATAATACGAGAACATAATCCTCAAGATAGCTCTCAATGAGTTTTTTCATAAGATGATTGCCATGGTAACATTTTAACgtgatattttttctttgccaaGCATTGATAATCTTggactcttttctttttgatgaagTAGTGCCAAtgaaaaattgggttttgatgttgccaataggaattgggctttgatgttgctaatgagaattgggctttgatgttgtTAATAAGAACTGGGCTTTAATGTTGCCAATAAGAAACGAGTTTTGATGTTAATAATAAGAATTaggttttgatgttgccaatgagaattgggctttgatattgccaataagAATTGGGCTTTGGATGAATGAATTGCCATGGgtttgaatcatgggctttgattatggatttgaattccattgataaaattgttttgccatggacttgaatcatgggcttttcaaatattgtcaagcataagtattcttggACTTTAAATATAATAAGGTGTGTGTATTTGAAAGTGAATAGGTGgtacttaaataaaattaggtgtaataaaaaaaagtaccctaacaaCGACTAGAGCCATAAACTATGAAGATaagtcattatatttttatcccCGAAATTATACTATtgagtatattttattttattattattgtaccGCTGTACTCATATTATTATACCACTGGAATGTTATCAGCTTACTAACGCTATATGGCTGGAGCcacaaatcatataaagaaTGAAGTGCTGCTATACAGCTGGAGTTAGAAACATAAAAGCTCATTAATGCTATACGTCTGGAGCCACGAATCATATAAAGAACAAAGTGATGCTATATGGCAGAAGCCTCAAACTATGAAGCTCACTAACGCTATACGACTGGAGTcacaaatcatataaagaaTGAAGTGCTACTATATAGTTGGAGTcagaaacataaaagataagtcaACGTTTTCTCCATATttgaaattacattattaagtaTATGTTAACTCATTATCATTTTACCGCTGGATGCAAATTACTTTAATATTATCTCACCATTTAATAAACATGGATTCACTAATGCTTCattaataaacatatatattaataaattgaatcCATATCACTACCGGACATGTATTATTTGAATATAGACTATTGATGGACATATATTACTTGGACATAGACCATTGCTGGACATACCTTATTGTATTGAGCATGAACTATATCGCAGCTGGATATGGACTATTGGACTCATCCCATTATTGGACATTTGgtacctaattaattattttctaatattggacatcacttaatatacataataatgATGTTCAACTAATCATTTAATTGAAGCTAttcaattaaatatattatttatttatttcaaccattatcatgtTTCTAAGACTTTGggctttatctattttgtaggcttaaaaatacaCTAGAAGCCATTGGTCTATGCGGCCCAATGTTGAGTTTTGGGTTGAAATCCTCAAAACAAATCTGGGCTTAGCAAAGTCACAGCTCCAGTGGAAGACATGTGGCTACGCACAAAAAACTGGTCGACAATGGGCATTTACCCCTTTTGTCCAAAAGATGTAACAaaatgcccctattttgaaactatttagaaaaatgtccctattttgaaactctatttaatgaaaatcgagtaatgtgagaaaaattcaagtttccatgtatttttttttaaaagtttgatttcacataactcgattttctaaaaatcgagtttttcattgaaactcgatttttagaaaatcgagtttaaaataGGGGCATTTTGCTGAATAGTTTTAGAACATGAGCATTTTACTAGAAAATTTTGGCGAAtggggcaaatgcccattttggcccacTATCCTGTATTAGTTTCTCCTAGCATTCATTGTGCTCAAGATTATAAAGGAATTATTACAAgtttattgtcattttttttcgCAGGAAGTTTATTgtcatatttattattatttaatattaccttacaattttctttttgtaaaaattattcgTGTTCTATAGTTGTTTTCTTTCGGTATTGCCCTTCCTCAACTAAATTTCTAGCTCTGTACTTGCTCATGATTTCTTCTTATAgatataaaaaattccaaattgaCATTATGCATGCACCATGTTGCCATacttttcaaatcaaataaGTTCTACATAAATCCAAAAGAATGTTACAACTCAGATGGAGTTCGTAAGATTAGTTTTggtaaactattttaagaaatgaAGGATCATAATTTAGATCTATATGTGATTTATTTAGGATAAAATGTGGAATAAATTTTCGATATTGTTAATTTCGGTGTcataattggatttttttaaatattttagaattttattttcttatttctaGGGAGTAGGGAATTCGTTTTTAATCAAAAAGAGTCATTGTATGTCAGAAATATTTACTAACCTTTCTAATTAAGGATAGTTTTTGCTTGAAAcctttattaattttagcaaaaatgtaCATCTAAATTAGAATGAGATGTAGCCATTTCAAGCATTTTGATCAAtgcaacaacaataataacaaaacttgagtcccaaaattttggaatatgCTATGAATCCTTAAGATTAATTAGATAGTATTTgtcacatgtattttttttttcctccattctattatatctaaaattatattatttattacttttctcAATTGACATATCTTTTCTTATTTCTACCAAAGTGATTTTTGGTttcctctaccttttttttcccctcgaCTTTGATCATTTCACTCTTCCTCTAGTGGATGCGCTTCTCCACTTCATCCACCTTGCTCATACGTTACAATTCACACACTTTTCAATTTCTTCACCTTTATGAAATATTGAtctaagaaatagaaaactatCATTCTTTAGTATCTCTTGACCATTAAGTATTACAGCcctttcatttttgtttctacctttcatttttgtttctacttttaCTAAACTTATATTCTATGTATTCTATTTTAATCATACTTAATCGAAATTTTTTAGATTCTACATTGTCTTGCCAAATTCCTAATTTGGCATTAATTCCACTTCTAATTCCATTCACCACAACTATATCATCTACAAAAGGCATACATTAAGGGACTTACTTTTAGATTAATGTAATGAACTCATCCGTTATTAGTGCAAAGATATATGGACTTAATGTTGATCCTTGTTATATATGCAATAGATTCACCCATaggaggctttttttttttttttgtttgtttgtttgaaagcAAGCCGCTGGAACCTTGTTATGTCCTTTACTCAAAGGTTAGGTGCGGTGTTAGAACTCATCATGCAAAATTTATGCGAAAAGGGAGGACTTCAGAAACTTCATAGAAGAttacaaagaaaagaaactcaaatataaaaagatcctttatttataaaaaaaataaataaataaggaaaagtTCTCAGATTACATGCAGTATTATATTCTGAACATTGACACCGTAACATTTGACATAGCAAGAGTACTAGATAAAACCTATTTTGAAGAGAATATACCCCATCTAGAAGAGATTCATAATCTCATTACTCATtcctaataatattatttggggTAGTCGCTTACTGACGATATGATTAACATGTTTCAAATATTCtgaataaaacaaaacacatataaatattttatagacTCTTAAAAGAGATGGTGGTGCTTCTTTCCATGagccttctcttcttctttctttgcttctttcttcttatgATGCTCATGGAACGCATACCCACCGGCTCCTACTGCGACTGCTGCTGCAATCTCCTCTTCTATCTTGTGCTTGTGGGCATGCTCTGGATCTTTCTTTGCCTTATGCTTTTCATGCTGAAACAATAATTGAAACAAATTAAAGTTCTAGTACGAATTTGAAAAGGGCTAAAACAACTAtacacaaataaattttaaggtCAATTGAATTCAACATAGATAGATTTTATTTCCATCAAGAAATCCCGAATATGCATGCATGCGCACAGAAACTCCTGATAGAGCTAACACAACACATGACTAAATAACTAATGAAGTGCTACGTATATAGTAGCTTTGCtgcttttaatttgtaaaaagtttatttgtttgtcttcgcagcaagttttttttttgttttctccagTGTATATGTATTATGTGTAGGATCATATATGCTATTGTATAGTGCTTTGTTTTCAATGATATCTCTCATTCATCCCCAAAAAAACATTCTTTTCTATAGCGTTTTCGATTAATTAAAGATATTGGTTCATGCTACTCGAGATCAAAAACAGTATCTGTAACAATAATAGAAAAACTTCAATACAATGAAAATAGCAAATTTTAAAACGTAAACAggcaattataaaaaaaaaaatgtaggaatTAAAAGGAAAGATGGCTACTAGACGAGGAAGATTACCAAGGCATAAGCTCCAGCAGCAACAGCACCAAGCTCACCTAGGTGCTCGCGATGCTTGTCGTGCTTCTCTTCCTTCTTATAATCAACAGGTTTTTCCTCATCTTTATTGTGGTTGTGATGATGGTCGTGGTGCTGGTGGTGGTCAGCCATCGTGGTGGTAGAGTATTATATGTGACTTGAGAAAGCACAAGAACTACAATTGCCAGAAATCAAAGAGAAAGGTTATTAATTGCCCTGTGATGTGGATTAAGGGTTTGGGTTAGGGTGATTATATATAGTGGTGATCATGGTCAAATGAATAAGCCCTCCCCCAGGCCATGAATTTTGTCATCAAAGGTCAAGACTTAAGAAGTAAGTTatatctataatctataatacccctaaaccttacGGTTAATCGGAAAAAAACTTTAGAACAAcctcataaaaatatatttacaactctttttaaaatatctacAAAATATGATACTTTTCTACTAATTTatgtcttaaaaaaagaaaaaaatagtaaggaaAAAGCTTCATCATACGCACAAAACGCGTATAATAAGGCtaatgtgtatgtatatatctatatatatatatatatatatata
This DNA window, taken from Quercus robur chromosome 2, dhQueRobu3.1, whole genome shotgun sequence, encodes the following:
- the LOC126713285 gene encoding abscisic stress-ripening protein 2-like, producing MADHHQHHDHHHNHNKDEEKPVDYKKEEKHDKHREHLGELGAVAAGAYALHEKHKAKKDPEHAHKHKIEEEIAAAVAVGAGGYAFHEHHKKKEAKKEEEKAHGKKHHHLF